In Prescottella soli, a genomic segment contains:
- a CDS encoding response regulator, translating into MIRVLIVEDEPLIAEAHRSYVERVEGFSVHAVVHTAGDGMRAVAEAATSDEPIDLVLLDIGLPDASGLDLAGALSGLRPSPGIIAVTSARDLDVVRTAVTRGVVLYLLKPFTFAALRDKLEHFREFRAALPAGGTAASQRDIDRAMAVLRSADQRATTPKGVAPQTADLIGACVRDADGPLTAAEVATAAGVSRVTAWRYLERLADDGVLERRTQYGRTGRPQVRYSWAASSSR; encoded by the coding sequence ATGATCCGCGTGCTGATCGTCGAGGACGAACCGTTGATCGCCGAGGCGCACCGCTCGTATGTCGAACGCGTCGAGGGCTTCTCGGTCCACGCGGTGGTACACACCGCCGGCGACGGGATGCGTGCCGTGGCCGAGGCCGCGACCTCCGACGAGCCGATCGACCTGGTCCTGCTCGACATCGGTCTCCCCGACGCGAGCGGACTCGATCTCGCGGGGGCACTGAGCGGCCTGCGCCCGAGCCCCGGGATCATCGCCGTCACGTCGGCCCGCGACCTCGACGTCGTGCGGACCGCGGTGACGCGCGGGGTCGTGCTGTATCTACTCAAGCCGTTCACGTTCGCGGCACTGCGCGACAAGCTCGAGCACTTCCGCGAGTTCCGGGCCGCGCTCCCCGCGGGCGGAACCGCAGCGAGCCAGCGCGACATCGATCGGGCGATGGCGGTGCTGCGCAGCGCCGACCAGCGCGCCACCACTCCGAAAGGTGTTGCCCCGCAGACCGCGGACCTGATCGGAGCGTGTGTGCGTGACGCCGACGGACCGTTGACGGCGGCCGAAGTCGCGACCGCGGCCGGGGTGTCCCGGGTGACGGCGTGGCGCTACCTGGAACGCCTCGCCGACGACGGCGTGCTGGAACGACGGACCCAGTACGGGCGGACGGGACGCCCCCAGGTGCGCTACAGCTGGGCGGCCTCCTCGTCGCGCTGA
- a CDS encoding DUF2334 domain-containing protein — protein MTGQVIVSVSGIRDETVQVVADFATEMDRRSVPLSLLVAPRLKDKYRLVADTVTQDWLRERRDRGDAIVLHGYDQAATKRRRAEFAVLPEHEARLRLLAADRVLEEVGLRTRLFAAPRWVASPGAVSVLPSSGFRLLAGMTAIRDLAHGTSVRSHVLGLGDGFRAEPWRCRSLVLGASRGARRGRLVRLAISAKQLGRTGPRQALLDAVDLTLHHGAQPAVYRWPLQEGVREVA, from the coding sequence ATGACCGGACAGGTGATCGTGTCGGTGTCGGGGATCAGAGACGAGACGGTCCAGGTGGTCGCGGATTTCGCGACCGAGATGGACCGCAGATCCGTCCCGTTGTCGCTGCTGGTCGCCCCGCGACTCAAGGACAAGTACAGGTTGGTGGCCGACACCGTCACGCAGGACTGGCTGCGCGAGCGACGCGACCGCGGCGATGCGATCGTCCTGCACGGCTACGACCAGGCCGCCACCAAGCGCCGCCGCGCCGAGTTCGCGGTGTTGCCCGAACACGAGGCCCGGCTGCGCCTGCTGGCCGCCGACCGCGTGCTCGAGGAGGTGGGCCTGCGGACGCGACTGTTCGCGGCGCCCCGCTGGGTCGCGTCCCCGGGCGCCGTCTCGGTGCTGCCGAGCAGCGGGTTCCGGCTGCTCGCCGGCATGACCGCGATCCGCGATCTGGCCCACGGCACCAGCGTGCGCAGCCATGTCCTCGGACTCGGCGACGGCTTCCGCGCCGAACCGTGGCGGTGCCGGTCGCTGGTGCTCGGCGCATCCCGCGGCGCCCGGCGCGGGCGCCTGGTGCGCCTGGCGATCTCCGCCAAGCAGCTCGGCCGGACCGGGCCCCGCCAGGCGCTGCTCGACGCCGTCGACCTCACGCTGCACCACGGGGCGCAGCCGGCCGTCTACCGCTGGCCGCTCCAGGAGGGTGTCCGCGAGGTGGCGTGA
- a CDS encoding glutathione peroxidase codes for MTTPLQDITINTLGGVPTSLGEYGGRAVLVVNVASKCGLTPQYTALEKLASEYAERGLSVIGIPCNQFMGQEPGTPEEIQTFCSTTYGVTFPLTEKIEVNGENRHPLYAELTQATDADGTAGDIQWNFEKFLIAPDGTVANRFRPRTEPDAPEVIAAIEAVLPR; via the coding sequence ATGACGACTCCGCTGCAAGACATCACGATCAACACCCTCGGCGGCGTGCCGACGAGCCTGGGCGAGTACGGCGGCCGCGCAGTCCTCGTGGTGAACGTGGCCTCGAAGTGCGGCCTGACGCCGCAGTACACGGCCCTCGAGAAGCTGGCCTCCGAGTACGCCGAGCGCGGTCTGAGCGTCATCGGCATCCCGTGCAACCAGTTCATGGGCCAGGAGCCGGGCACGCCGGAGGAGATCCAGACCTTCTGCTCCACCACCTACGGCGTCACCTTCCCGCTGACGGAGAAGATCGAGGTCAACGGCGAGAACCGGCATCCGCTGTACGCCGAGCTCACCCAGGCCACCGACGCCGACGGCACCGCGGGCGACATCCAGTGGAACTTCGAGAAGTTCCTCATCGCCCCCGACGGCACCGTCGCCAACCGCTTCCGTCCGCGCACCGAGCCCGACGCTCCCGAGGTCATCGCGGCGATCGAGGCCGTGCTGCCCCGCTAG
- a CDS encoding MBL fold metallo-hydrolase, whose translation MRLTHFGHSCVLVELDGAKILFDPGNFSHGFEGITGLDAILITHQHPDHADPARLPALVEANPGADLYADPQTTALLGEAWTAVYPGDVFNVGEVQVTGTGGTHAVIHPEIPLIDNTAYLLGDAENPAKLMHPGDSLFVPEQKVDVLAIPAAAPWMKISESVDYLRAVHPRVAVPIHQGIVAKEARGIYYGRLTEMGPGGTEFRVLPEESSVEVS comes from the coding sequence ATGCGACTCACGCACTTCGGCCATTCCTGTGTCCTGGTGGAACTCGACGGAGCAAAGATCCTGTTCGATCCCGGTAACTTTTCGCACGGATTCGAGGGAATCACCGGGCTCGACGCCATCCTGATCACCCACCAGCACCCGGACCATGCGGACCCCGCCCGCCTGCCCGCGCTCGTGGAGGCCAACCCGGGCGCCGACCTCTACGCGGATCCGCAGACGACGGCGCTGCTCGGCGAGGCGTGGACCGCGGTGTACCCCGGCGACGTCTTCAACGTCGGCGAGGTCCAGGTGACCGGCACCGGTGGCACGCACGCGGTGATCCACCCGGAGATCCCGCTGATCGACAACACCGCGTACCTGCTCGGCGACGCCGAGAACCCGGCCAAGCTGATGCACCCGGGCGACTCGCTGTTCGTCCCGGAGCAGAAGGTCGACGTCCTGGCGATCCCGGCCGCCGCCCCGTGGATGAAGATCTCCGAGTCCGTCGACTACCTGCGCGCGGTGCACCCGCGGGTCGCGGTGCCGATCCACCAGGGCATCGTCGCGAAGGAGGCCCGCGGCATCTACTACGGTCGGCTCACCGAAATGGGCCCGGGCGGAACGGAATTCCGCGTGCTGCCCGAGGAGTCGAGCGTCGAGGTGTCCTGA
- a CDS encoding sensor histidine kinase codes for MARAVSRKPLSVARQLLILQLVVLTLVVTAIAALTLLDERRDSDDATRREVTGIAETLALSGSTIAALRSPDPTAALQPEVERIRLATGTDFIVVMAPDRTRYTHPDPTLIGMPFEGHIERALAGETFTESYSGSLGPSIRAVTPVRDNGQLLGLVAVGVTRERIGEQFTKGLPPMIGIFAIAVGIASIGSVLVSNRLRRQTLGLDPDQLRRLYEHHDAVLRSISEGLIVFGRDRDGRARVDVVNDEARRLLWLPDGPITPEQLPETLRRIGPDADEEQDEVHLTADRVLLVGRAPVLWEARRIGTVVTLRDHTELQSALGELDSARSVAESLRAQAHEYANRLHTIVTMVELGRSDEAVAFTTAELATSQQLIDRLTAAVHEPALAALLLGKVTEAAQQGVELTVTEDTALGPTRALSPLELVTVVGNLIDNAIEAARVSDDDSPWVEVTVAEEDSTLVIRVADSGPGMDPETLVQATTRGYSTKQVDGRPARQRGLGLALVAQVVARHGGRLRTEPSLAGMLVIEIPLPTATRPDESGKDGDR; via the coding sequence GTGGCCCGGGCCGTGTCCCGCAAACCGTTGAGCGTCGCGCGGCAACTGCTGATTCTCCAGTTGGTGGTGTTGACGCTGGTTGTGACGGCGATCGCCGCGCTGACGCTCCTCGACGAGCGTCGTGACTCCGACGACGCGACCCGGCGGGAAGTGACCGGCATCGCAGAGACCCTGGCGCTGTCCGGTTCGACGATCGCGGCGCTGCGGTCGCCCGATCCCACCGCGGCCCTGCAGCCGGAGGTCGAACGGATCCGGCTGGCGACGGGTACCGACTTCATCGTCGTGATGGCACCCGATCGGACGCGGTACACGCATCCCGATCCGACACTGATCGGGATGCCCTTCGAGGGGCACATCGAGCGGGCGCTGGCGGGCGAGACGTTCACCGAGTCGTACTCGGGTTCGCTCGGTCCGTCGATCCGGGCGGTCACGCCGGTGCGGGACAACGGGCAACTGCTCGGTCTGGTGGCGGTCGGGGTGACCCGTGAACGCATCGGCGAGCAGTTCACGAAGGGGCTGCCGCCGATGATCGGGATCTTCGCGATCGCGGTCGGGATCGCCTCGATCGGCTCGGTCCTGGTGAGCAACCGACTGCGGCGCCAGACGCTGGGCCTGGACCCCGATCAGCTGCGCCGCCTCTACGAGCACCACGACGCGGTGCTGCGCTCGATCTCCGAGGGCCTGATCGTGTTCGGCCGGGACCGGGACGGCCGGGCCCGGGTGGATGTGGTGAACGACGAGGCCCGCCGCCTGTTGTGGCTGCCGGACGGCCCGATCACCCCGGAACAGCTGCCCGAGACCCTGCGCCGGATCGGTCCGGACGCCGACGAGGAACAGGACGAGGTGCACCTGACGGCGGACCGGGTGCTGCTCGTGGGACGCGCACCCGTGTTGTGGGAGGCCCGACGCATCGGCACGGTCGTGACGCTGCGCGACCACACCGAGCTGCAGAGCGCACTGGGCGAACTCGATTCCGCCCGCAGCGTCGCCGAGTCGTTGCGCGCGCAGGCCCACGAATACGCGAACCGTCTGCACACGATCGTGACGATGGTCGAGCTGGGCCGCAGCGACGAGGCGGTCGCGTTCACCACGGCCGAACTGGCGACGTCGCAGCAGCTGATCGACCGTCTCACCGCCGCCGTGCACGAGCCGGCGCTCGCGGCACTGTTGCTGGGCAAGGTGACGGAGGCGGCGCAGCAGGGCGTCGAGCTGACGGTCACCGAGGACACCGCACTCGGCCCGACCCGCGCGCTGAGCCCGCTCGAACTCGTGACCGTGGTGGGGAATCTGATCGACAACGCGATCGAGGCGGCGCGGGTGTCGGACGACGACAGCCCTTGGGTGGAAGTGACCGTGGCGGAGGAGGATTCGACGCTCGTCATCCGCGTCGCCGACAGCGGACCCGGCATGGATCCCGAGACGCTCGTGCAGGCGACGACCCGCGGCTACTCGACCAAACAGGTGGACGGGCGGCCGGCGCGCCAACGCGGCCTCGGTCTGGCGCTGGTGGCCCAGGTGGTGGCCCGGCACGGCGGCCGACTGCGCACCGAGCCCTCGCTGGCGGGCATGCTGGTGATCGAGATTCCACTGCCGACGGCGACGCGGCCGGACGAAAGCGGGAAGGACGGTGACCGATGA
- the purQ gene encoding phosphoribosylformylglycinamidine synthase subunit PurQ, translating to MSARIGVITFPGTLDDVDAARAVRLAGGEAVSLWHGDADLKGVDAVIVPGGFSYGDYLRCGAIARFAPVMGEVVKAAEGGMPVLGICNGFQVLCEAGLLPGALTRNQGLHFICRDQWLKVESNSTAWSSRYEAGAEILVPLKSGEGRYQASEQVLDELEGEGRVVFRYAGDNPNGSQRGIAGVASANGRVVGLMPHPEHATEALTGPSDDGLGMFYSVLESVLTA from the coding sequence GTGAGCGCGCGCATCGGAGTCATCACGTTCCCGGGCACGCTCGACGACGTCGACGCCGCCCGCGCCGTCCGCCTCGCCGGTGGCGAGGCCGTGAGCCTGTGGCACGGCGACGCCGACCTCAAGGGTGTCGACGCGGTCATCGTTCCCGGCGGCTTCTCGTACGGCGACTACCTGCGCTGCGGCGCCATCGCGCGCTTCGCGCCCGTCATGGGTGAGGTCGTCAAGGCCGCCGAGGGCGGCATGCCGGTGCTCGGCATCTGCAACGGCTTCCAGGTGCTGTGCGAGGCCGGCCTGCTGCCGGGCGCGCTGACCCGCAACCAGGGCCTGCACTTCATCTGCCGCGACCAGTGGCTCAAGGTCGAGTCCAACAGCACGGCGTGGTCGTCGCGCTACGAGGCGGGCGCCGAGATCCTGGTCCCGCTCAAGTCCGGTGAGGGCCGCTACCAGGCGTCCGAGCAGGTGCTCGACGAGCTCGAGGGCGAGGGCCGTGTGGTGTTCCGCTACGCCGGCGACAACCCGAACGGCTCGCAGCGCGGCATCGCCGGCGTCGCGTCGGCCAACGGTCGCGTCGTGGGCCTCATGCCGCACCCCGAGCACGCCACCGAGGCGCTGACCGGCCCGAGCGATGACGGACTCGGCATGTTCTACTCCGTCCTCGAGAGTGTCCTGACGGCCTGA
- a CDS encoding NAD(P)H-dependent amine dehydrogenase family protein, producing MITTVVWGTGNVGRAAIRAVHANPRLELSAVLVHDPAKVGRDAGDLGDVGADLGVAATDDIDAVLATRPGAVVYAASGDIRPDDALVDIVKILRTGAVVVTPSVYALYDHRSAPPDIREPIVDAIRAAGGSLFVSGVDPGWGNDILPLLLSGLGSVVDVLRCQEIFDYSTYDQPDSVRYLVGMGQPMDYEPPMIAPTVPTMVWGGQIRLMARALGVDLDEIRETVQRRPLDADVTTATMGEFAAGTQGALRFEVQGIVGGVPRIVVEHVTRIHPSCATDWPMPPDGGAGAHRVIVEGRPRIEVSVEATDEGGSRAAGGNATAVGRLVNAIDWLVDAEPGLYDALDVPLRPSPALGFSATDTAAAGTLGTTGRIQQ from the coding sequence ATGATCACCACCGTCGTCTGGGGCACCGGCAACGTCGGCCGCGCGGCGATCCGCGCGGTGCACGCGAATCCCCGCCTCGAACTGTCCGCGGTCCTGGTCCACGACCCCGCGAAGGTCGGCCGGGACGCGGGCGACCTGGGTGACGTCGGCGCAGACCTCGGGGTCGCCGCGACCGACGACATCGACGCCGTCCTCGCCACCCGCCCCGGCGCGGTCGTGTACGCGGCGTCCGGCGACATCCGGCCCGACGACGCCCTCGTCGACATCGTGAAGATCCTGCGCACAGGGGCCGTCGTGGTGACGCCGTCGGTGTACGCGTTGTACGACCACCGCAGCGCCCCGCCCGACATCCGCGAACCGATCGTCGACGCGATCAGGGCCGCCGGCGGGTCCCTGTTCGTGTCTGGCGTCGATCCGGGCTGGGGCAACGACATCCTGCCGTTGCTGCTCAGCGGTCTGGGGTCCGTCGTGGACGTCCTCCGCTGTCAGGAGATCTTCGACTACTCCACGTACGACCAACCCGATTCGGTGCGCTACCTCGTCGGCATGGGGCAGCCGATGGACTACGAGCCACCGATGATCGCGCCGACCGTGCCGACGATGGTGTGGGGCGGGCAGATTCGGCTGATGGCGCGCGCGCTCGGCGTCGACCTCGACGAGATCCGCGAGACCGTGCAGCGCCGTCCCCTCGACGCGGACGTCACCACCGCCACGATGGGCGAGTTCGCAGCCGGGACGCAGGGCGCGCTGCGGTTCGAGGTGCAGGGCATCGTCGGGGGAGTGCCGCGGATCGTCGTCGAACACGTCACCCGGATCCATCCGTCGTGTGCCACCGACTGGCCCATGCCACCTGACGGCGGCGCCGGGGCGCACCGCGTGATCGTCGAGGGCCGCCCGCGAATCGAGGTCTCGGTGGAGGCCACCGACGAGGGCGGCAGCCGGGCCGCGGGCGGCAATGCGACCGCCGTCGGACGTTTGGTCAATGCGATCGACTGGCTCGTCGACGCCGAACCGGGACTGTACGACGCCCTCGACGTGCCGCTACGGCCCTCACCGGCACTGGGATTTTCGGCGACAGACACGGCAGCGGCGGGCACACTGGGGACAACCGGAAGGATCCAGCAATGA
- the purS gene encoding phosphoribosylformylglycinamidine synthase subunit PurS: protein MARVVVDVMPKAEILDPQGQAIVGALSRLGHAGVSDVRQGKRFELEVDDNVSDDELATIAESLLANTVIEDWKVTRVQ, encoded by the coding sequence GTGGCCCGTGTCGTTGTCGATGTCATGCCCAAGGCCGAAATTCTCGACCCGCAGGGGCAGGCCATTGTCGGGGCCCTGTCCCGACTCGGTCATGCCGGTGTGTCGGATGTTCGTCAGGGTAAGCGTTTCGAGCTCGAGGTCGACGACAACGTCAGCGACGACGAGCTCGCGACGATCGCCGAGTCGCTGCTGGCGAACACGGTGATCGAGGACTGGAAGGTCACGCGAGTCCAGTGA
- a CDS encoding cation:dicarboxylate symporter family transporter, translating to MSTSATGTLGAAQPAQPGKPRDKTHWLYVGVIIAVVAGVLVGWLAPEAGKSLGVLGTMFVDLIKMMISPVIFCTIVLGIGSVRAAASVGKVGGLALAYFIGMSTVALGIGLVVGNLLDPGSGLHITADTASTGAALADKAHAAGGTMDFIASIIPTTMLSSLTSGSVLQTLFIALLVGFGVQAMGKQGEPILRGVGHVQKLVFKVLSMILWLAPIGAFGAIANVVGQTGLGAVVQLGALMLGFYLTCLIFVFGVLGSILRAVAGVSIFKLVRYLAREYLLIFATSSSESALPRLIAKMEHIGVERTTVGVVVPTGYSFNLDGTAIYLTMASIFIADAMGQPLSLTEQASLLVFMIIASKGAAGVSGAGLATLAGGLQSHRPELLDGVGLIVGIDRFMSEARAVTNFSGNAVATLLVGTWTKTVDTDRVRTVLAGELPFDESTMVDDHDAPSEASDTPVPAKTAERELVEA from the coding sequence ATGAGCACGAGTGCAACAGGGACGCTGGGCGCGGCGCAACCTGCCCAGCCCGGGAAACCGCGGGACAAGACGCACTGGCTGTATGTCGGCGTCATCATCGCCGTCGTCGCCGGCGTACTGGTCGGGTGGCTCGCGCCGGAGGCCGGTAAGTCGCTCGGCGTGCTCGGCACCATGTTCGTGGACCTGATCAAGATGATGATCAGCCCCGTCATCTTCTGCACCATCGTCCTCGGCATCGGATCGGTGCGCGCGGCCGCGAGCGTCGGCAAGGTCGGCGGGCTCGCACTCGCCTACTTCATCGGCATGTCGACAGTCGCCCTCGGCATCGGTCTCGTCGTCGGCAACCTCCTCGATCCCGGCAGCGGCCTGCATATCACCGCCGACACCGCGAGCACCGGTGCGGCCCTGGCGGACAAGGCTCACGCCGCGGGCGGCACGATGGACTTCATCGCGTCGATCATCCCCACCACGATGCTGTCGTCGCTCACCTCGGGCAGTGTTCTGCAGACCCTGTTCATCGCGCTGCTCGTCGGATTCGGCGTCCAAGCCATGGGTAAGCAGGGCGAGCCGATCCTGCGCGGCGTCGGTCACGTGCAGAAGCTCGTGTTCAAGGTCCTCTCGATGATCCTGTGGCTGGCACCGATCGGCGCGTTCGGCGCGATCGCCAACGTCGTCGGGCAGACCGGGCTCGGCGCCGTCGTCCAGCTCGGCGCGCTGATGCTCGGCTTCTACCTGACCTGCCTGATCTTCGTGTTCGGCGTGCTCGGAAGCATCCTGCGCGCGGTCGCCGGGGTCTCGATCTTCAAGCTCGTGCGCTACCTGGCCCGCGAATACCTGCTGATCTTCGCGACGTCGTCGTCCGAGTCGGCCCTGCCGCGGCTCATCGCGAAGATGGAGCACATCGGCGTCGAGCGCACCACCGTCGGCGTCGTCGTGCCCACCGGCTACTCGTTCAACCTCGACGGCACCGCGATCTACCTGACGATGGCGTCGATCTTCATCGCCGACGCGATGGGGCAGCCGCTGTCGCTGACCGAGCAGGCGTCGCTGCTGGTCTTCATGATCATCGCGTCGAAGGGCGCGGCGGGTGTCAGCGGCGCGGGTCTCGCGACGCTCGCGGGCGGTCTGCAGAGCCACCGGCCCGAACTGCTCGACGGCGTCGGCCTGATCGTCGGTATCGACCGTTTCATGTCCGAGGCGCGTGCCGTCACCAACTTTTCCGGCAACGCCGTCGCGACCCTGCTGGTCGGCACGTGGACGAAGACCGTCGACACCGACCGGGTCCGCACCGTTCTCGCCGGTGAACTGCCGTTCGACGAGTCGACCATGGTCGACGATCACGACGCACCGAGCGAGGCGTCGGACACACCGGTGCCCGCGAAGACCGCCGAGCGAGAGTTGGTGGAGGCCTGA
- a CDS encoding MFS transporter produces MQPLNTTHPDPSPVDSRRALISSFLGSTVEYYDFLLYGAAAGLVFPKLFFPDTMDPGLGSTLSFVILLAGYISRPIGGILFGHFGDKYGRKNILVITLLMMGLVSVAIGLMPTYATIGVAAPLILVALRIVQGLAVGGEWAGATLMAAEHVNEERRGFAASIAVTGGPTGSVLATLVLALFSGLPDDAFLSWGWRVPFLLSAVLVIVGLFLRYRVTESPDFAKAQAAGEVRTGTPILRVLKKYPRSTVYGILAAAGPLFMQALLAVWMVPYIAAQGTVPRQDALYMLTFSSVLHIFAIPFFAALSDRFGRRRVMLAGAAISVALVFPMFALFNSDSYWLVALGFLVGNPIIQASMYGPIGAFLAEKFETRDRYTGVSLTFQLGSVLGAGTAPLLANWLYRLDNGGGTDNIAWYFVALIAVSALAVFLSKETLNRLRTTAPHTVDASVSANS; encoded by the coding sequence ATGCAACCCCTGAACACGACGCACCCGGATCCCTCTCCGGTGGACTCACGCCGAGCTCTGATCTCCAGTTTCCTGGGATCCACAGTCGAGTACTACGACTTCTTGCTCTACGGCGCCGCGGCAGGCTTGGTCTTCCCGAAGTTGTTCTTCCCGGACACGATGGACCCCGGCCTGGGCTCCACCCTGTCGTTCGTCATCCTGCTCGCCGGATACATCTCGAGGCCGATCGGCGGCATCCTCTTCGGCCACTTCGGCGACAAGTACGGCCGCAAGAACATCCTGGTCATCACGTTGTTGATGATGGGTCTGGTGTCCGTCGCCATCGGCCTGATGCCGACCTACGCGACGATCGGTGTGGCGGCACCGCTGATCCTCGTCGCGCTTCGCATCGTCCAAGGCCTGGCCGTCGGCGGTGAGTGGGCGGGAGCCACCCTGATGGCGGCCGAGCACGTGAACGAGGAACGTCGCGGGTTCGCCGCATCGATCGCGGTCACCGGCGGGCCCACCGGATCCGTCCTCGCGACCTTGGTTCTCGCCCTCTTCTCCGGTCTCCCCGACGACGCCTTCCTCAGCTGGGGATGGCGCGTGCCGTTCCTGCTCTCCGCGGTGCTCGTGATCGTGGGTCTGTTCCTGCGCTACCGCGTCACGGAATCCCCCGACTTCGCGAAGGCGCAGGCGGCCGGCGAGGTACGCACCGGCACACCGATTCTCCGTGTGCTGAAGAAGTACCCCCGTTCCACCGTGTACGGCATTCTCGCCGCCGCGGGACCGCTGTTCATGCAGGCGCTCCTCGCGGTGTGGATGGTTCCCTACATCGCCGCCCAGGGCACGGTTCCCCGCCAGGACGCGCTCTACATGCTGACCTTCTCGAGCGTGCTGCACATCTTCGCGATTCCGTTCTTCGCGGCGCTCTCCGACCGGTTCGGACGCCGACGGGTCATGCTCGCCGGCGCGGCGATTTCCGTCGCCCTCGTCTTCCCGATGTTCGCGCTGTTCAACTCCGACAGCTACTGGCTGGTCGCACTCGGCTTCCTGGTGGGCAACCCGATCATCCAGGCGTCGATGTACGGCCCGATCGGCGCGTTCCTCGCGGAGAAGTTCGAGACCCGGGATCGCTACACGGGCGTCTCGCTGACCTTCCAGCTCGGCTCGGTCCTCGGCGCCGGAACCGCACCGCTCCTTGCCAACTGGCTGTACCGCCTCGACAACGGCGGCGGCACCGACAACATCGCGTGGTACTTCGTCGCGCTCATCGCAGTGTCGGCCCTCGCGGTCTTCCTGTCGAAGGAGACCCTGAACAGACTGCGCACCACCGCCCCGCACACGGTGGATGCGAGCGTGTCCGCCAACAGCTGA